A stretch of DNA from Campylobacteraceae bacterium:
AAGAGAGAAGCTTATCGAGATTTTCGACTTGACCGTATTTTATCCTTTTCACCACAAAATGAATATTTCCTTCGTCATAGTAGGTTAACGCTACAAGAGTATTTAAAAGAACAACAAGGAAGAGAAGAGCTTGAAGAAATTGAAATCCTTTTTACCCATGAAGCAGCTAGATTTGTGGGAGAACAACGTTATATGTTTGGATTTATTGAAGAAGAGCTGCAAAAAAATGCTGTAAAAATGCGATTTTTAAGCTCTATGCCAGACTATATGGCGCGTTGGCTCTTACAATATAGCAATGAAATTGAAATAATCCTTGGCACTTCTCTTAAACAAGAATTAAAAAGGCTTTCTTTAGAACTTTTTTCTCATTGGAACAAAAAATAAAAACTTCCTGACATAGGGTTGTCAATACCAGGTGTTATAATTAATTTAATACCTGGAAATACTTCGGGTAAACTATTAATTGGAGACAAATTATGAAACGAATAGCTATTAACCCATGGACTTGGTCACAAAATCTTGGATATAACCAGGCTGAAATACTAGAAGGAGTTACACGACAAATAATATGTTCGGGACAGACTTCTGTTGATGCCAAGGGCAAATTACAACACGCTAAAGATATGCGAAAACAAATTATTCTTTCACTTGATAATTTAGAAGAAGTTTTGCACGCTGCTGCTATGAGTTTGAAGAATGTTACGGGGCTTAAAATTTATACTACAGATGTGGATGAAGCTATGAAAAACTTTGATGTTTTAGCTTCAAGATTTGGCCCTATACAAATAAGTCCTCCTATGACCTTGCTTGGTATTACTAGGCTTGCTCTTCCTTCATTAATGTTTGAGATTGAGGCGTGTGCGGCAGATTAATTTTAAGCTAATAGGTAAAATTAAATTACTCGGAGACAGTATTACTGTTCCGAGGAAGTAAGGGTGATTGGTATTTTATCTCTTAGAAAAGTACAGGGCTTAAAAACTCTCCCAAGATTCATCTTTTCCTTTAACTACTGCTTTTTTAGGAGAAGATATTTTTTTGGTCTTTTCTTCTGTTTCTTCTGTTTTTTCTTCCCCTTTATTTCCCTTACTTGACTTTTTATTTACTTCTCTTGCTTTTACTTCATCTTTTCCTTTAAACTCTTTATTATTAGCATCTTTTACAATATCATTGGCAATAACATTCGTTTGTTCAGCAATTTCTTGTGTTTGAGAGGCAATGGTTGCAATTTCTTGAGTTTGTGAATCAACTTGGGTTACTGCATCATTGATTTGCTCTATTCCTGCTTGTTGTTCTTTTGATGCGCTTGATACATCCGCAATAATAGAAATAGTATTTTGTATATTCTCATTTAATTTAGAATATCCTTCTAACATATTATTGGCAATTTGTTTTCCCTCACTGGCTTGTGCCGTAGCATTCTCAACCAAACTTTTTATCTCTTTTGCAGCTTCTGCAGATCTGCTTGCAAGGTTTCTTACTTCTTGGGCTACAACTGCGAAACCTTTTCCAGCTTCTCCTGCTGTTGCTGCTTCCACGGCTGCATTCAAGCTTAAAATATTGGTTTGAAAAGCAATTTGGTCAATTAAACCAATAGAATCATTAATAGAAGTGACTTGTTTATTTAGTTCATCCATAGATTGACTGGTTTGAGTAGCTAGATCTTCTCCATTTTTAACCGCTTTGGTAACTTCTTGCGCATAATTTGACATTTGTTGTATGCTTTCATTATTACTTACAACCGTTGCTGTTATTTCTTCAAGTGCGGCAGCTGTTTCTTCAAGAGAAGCTGCCGTTGAATTTGCATTTGTATTTAACTGTTCGACATTACGTACAAGGATTTTTGCACTTTT
This window harbors:
- a CDS encoding RidA family protein, with the protein product MKRIAINPWTWSQNLGYNQAEILEGVTRQIICSGQTSVDAKGKLQHAKDMRKQIILSLDNLEEVLHAAAMSLKNVTGLKIYTTDVDEAMKNFDVLASRFGPIQISPPMTLLGITRLALPSLMFEIEACAAD